A single genomic interval of Pseudorasbora parva isolate DD20220531a chromosome 21, ASM2467924v1, whole genome shotgun sequence harbors:
- the cdc42ep4b gene encoding cdc42 effector protein 4 — MPILKQLVSSSSQSKRRSRADLTAEMISAPLGDFRHTMHVGRGGDAFGDTSFLSTRSGEPPREPEVQQSSPKQSLLSRTFRSSKRSQSVNRDKPDKSKLAPPGGSPSYVKNAISLPYLNDDNAGQGTEIHLPKSVSSSPLKNVPEVDGKPLNGAAALAVSDLELDERNFGELTDLRPSVPYTGGMKHAESIMSFHIDLGPSMLGDILSVMDKKGLDDDDLGFEEGKSNSPPQSPPNEVEEEDPLPPIRPPRQRPGNNPYTPELQTRNHQHLDSCSLSSSGSTVLEEKPHNQIYEGNIDVIKYSSPRVHDDRDFSYMDDDDDDEIRV, encoded by the coding sequence ATGCCTATTCTGAAGCAGCTTGTGTCCTCGTCCTCCCAGTCAAAGCGGCGCTCTCGGGCTGACCTGACTGCAGAGATGATCAGCGCTCCTCTTGGAGACTTCCGTCACACCATGCATGTGGGCCGAGGAGGCGACGCGTTCGGGGACACCTCCTTTCTTAGCACCCGCTCAGGGGAGCCACCAAGGGAGCCAGAGGTACAGCAGAGCTCACCTAAACAGAGCCTCCTTTCCCGTACGTTCCGAAGCAGCAAACGCTCCCAGTCGGTCAATCGCGACAAGCCTGACAAATCCAAACTAGCGCCTCCCGGTGGCTCACCAAGTTATGTAAAAAACGCAATCTCGTTGCCGTATTTGAATGATGACAACGCAGGACAAGGTACCGAAATCCACCTTCCCAAGAGCGTGTCCTCAAGTCCTTTAAAGAACGTTCCGGAAGTTGATGGAAAGCCGCTGAATGGAGCTGCAGCGCTTGCTGTGTCAGACTTGGAGCTGGATGAGAGGAATTTTGGTGAGCTGACCGACTTGCGTCCGTCAGTTCCTTACACTGGAGGCATGAAACATGCAGAGTCCATCATGTCCTTCCACATCGATCTGGGTCCCTCAATGCTGGGTGACATCCTGAGCGTGATGGACAAGAAGGGCTTGGATGATGACGATCTGGGATTCGAAGAGGGGAAGAGCAACTCGCCACCCCAGAGTCCTCCCAATGAAGTAGAGGAAGAGGACCCCCTTCCTCCGATCCGACCTCCGCGCCAAAGGCCGGGCAACAACCcttacactccagagctccaaaCCAGGAACCATCAACACCTGGACAGCTGTTCCCTCTCAAGTTCAGGGTCCACCGTGCTGGAGGAAAAACCCCACAATCAGATTTATGAGGGGAATATTGACGTCATCAAGTACAGCTCACCTCGAGTCCATGACGACAGAGACTTCTCCTACAtggatgatgatgacgatgatgagATTAGGGTGTAA